Part of the Candidatus Stygibacter australis genome, CGGTAAATGATGACGATATTTATCTATATATTGATGGTGAAGTAAAAGCTCATGCAGAAAATGATGAGAGTGGTGACTATATTGCTGGAGTAGTGAATAAAGATCTGGGTGCTCATCGGTATTATCATGACGTTGATCAGGAATCCTTCTTGAATGGTGCAATGGATGAAGTACGCTTTTGGAATGATGTCCGTACTGTAGATGAAATAAATGACAATATGTGTCAAGTTGTAGATCCCAGTGATGATGATCTGATTGCTTATTGGAGATTTGATGATACTAATAGCTGGTATGATCTGGTTCAAGGATACCCTCCCCTGAATGTAACACCGCACAACAATGTTAATTATCAAATTTCCGTGGTTCCAGGAATTTCCCTGGGAAATGATGACTTGGAGATTGTAAGTGGAGAAAGCAATGATTTAATTCTGCAAATTGATGGGTTTTTGCTGCAACCGAATCATGTATATGAAGCGAATATAATTCTGGAGGCAAATGATTATACTAACTATCCAGACATTGTATTTCCAATAACAATTACAGCAGTTGATAATGGTACGGGTACAGGAGAAGATATTATCTCTCATAACATAATAGAACAAAACTATCCCAATCCTTTTATTGCAACTAACAATATAAGGACAGGGACAGTAATAGAATATGCCTTGCGCGATGATATAAGCAAAGCAGAAATTGCTATTTATAATATCAAAGGACAAAAAGTGAGGAGCTATGTTTTGAATCCAGAAGAAAAGCGATGTGGAGAAATAATCTGGGATGGACGCAATAGCAGTAATGTTAAAGTAGGTACCGGTGTTTATTGTTATGGATTAAAAGCAGACGGAGTATTATCTGAATGCAGAAAAATGCTGTTGCTGCATTAGTATATCTAAGAATATTCCCAGTAAAAAATGAATTCAAGAGTTGTAGCTATACTTCTCACAAATTTTACTGGGAAATCTTGAAGCTTGTTATAACCTGAGAATTTCTGCATAACAGGCATTAAGAAAAGAGCTGAAAATTATGAATTAGGAGGATCAACAGGAAGCAAATTTATGCTGCTCAGATGCCCTGTTTATCCTCCTAATATAAAATTCTATTTTTTATTTACTGCCAGGTTTGTAGAACTATTCAGATACTCATCCATTTTATTTGTAGTACCAAAATAAAACCCGATTCATTGATTTTCAATGACTTAGCAATTGTTTTTTGAAAGATGAGCTAAGATAATAGACATGAAATTAATATTAATATTAATGAATAACAATAGATGTTACGATGGCATCATCATTGAAAAGATAAAATTCAATTCTAATAACTGCACATGGCGCTGATAAGACCAGATGCTTGAGTTTAGTATAATCCTTTTCAGTAGTTAATATATAATCTATTTGACTTCCTTCTATCTGATTTTCCATGGTTTGTTGATCATTAGTATTGGCAAAATGATAATGATCAGGAAATTTCAGATGAAACTGCCATTCAAGATTTAAATTTGATATGGTAGTTTCCAGAGAAAGAGGATCAGCTATTCCAGAAATGATACCTAACCTTCTGGATTTTAATTCTGACACTTCTATCCTGGTTTGGTTACTAACATAAATCCCTTCAACCTGATAACTTCCCTGATGAATATCTTTATTATACTTCGGGAAAGTTTCTGGTATATCACCTTCACCATTAAAGATGATCAGATCCGCATCTTTTATTGCTGATAATGGCTCCCGCAAAATACCGGCAGGCAGCAAAAACCCATTTCCTAATGGTTTTGCTGTCTTGAAGATCACAATATCAATATCGTGCTTTACTTTGAGATGCTGAAAGCTGTCGTCCAAAATTATCATTTCCAGATCAGGATATGCCTCGCAAAGCATCTGGATTGATTTCCAGCGGTCTTTCCCGGCACAGACTGGAATACCTGGCAGTTTCTCTGCCAATAATTGTGCTTCATCGCCAGCTTTTTTAGCTGCAGGTAATACATTATCTCTGTCTGATATCAGGGTATTATTATTTTCAAAATCACCTTTATATCCTCGATGAGATACTGCAATTTTTCTGCCCTGCTGCATCAATTTTTTTGCCAGCCAGATGGTGAAAGGCGTTTTTCCGCTGCCCCCAGCAGTTATATTGCCTATAGAAATGATCTTTACATCAGCCTTTTTTGCCTTATAATGATGATACCATTCTCGCCTGCAACTCTGAATCACTTGATTAATAAGTGATAATGGATATAAAATTATTGAGAGTATTGATCTATTCAGTAAATGGTGATTAATGAAGTCCTGACGGGTCACTAAAATTCGATCCCTTTTCTACTCGCTACGCCTTGATTGAAATAATGCTTCTGCTCTCGCATCTCGGTAACCAGATCAGCTCTTGCTATCACCTGTTCATCGGCATAACGCCCGGTCATCACCAGTTCAGCCTTTCCTGCCAGATCACATAATTCCAATTGCTTTTCAACAGATAGAAGTTTCATAAATACTGCAACATTGATCTCATCAAGAACCACAAGCTGATATTTATCTGATATCAATATTTCTTTTGCCTTTGCCCATCCGGATTCAGCTTCCTGAAAGTCAATTGCTGCTGGATTTTTGGGATTCACAAAATCTTTTGTACCGAATTGGAAAATATCCAATCCCTGCAGCTTACTCAAGGTTTTGATTTCTCCATAACTCCAGTCATTTTTCATGAATTGGATCAGACATACTCGCCAGTTATGACCTAATGCCCGGATGATCAGTCCCAGTGAACTGGTAGTTTTACCCTTACCGTTTCCCGTGTAAACCTGGATCACATTAAGTTCCTGTTGTTATTTAAACATTTCTTCCTGAAGCTTCACTTGCAAAGTGTCTACTTCAATAGAAGAGGTATAACCCCATTGCTGAGCTCTACGAAAGCAGTCTTGTGCTTTACTTAGATTGCCCTTAATATGAGTGGTTGTTTCATCACTGGATTCGTTCATAAAGTAGTCTGACATTGCCAGGAGCATGTGGGTTCTCCCCTTGGCATACCAGGTTAAGGCATCTTGACGATTAAATGTCAATGCCTTGGCATAATGGGCTATTGCCATTTCATATTGCATATCTTGTTCAGCCTTTAAACCCTTAATATAGTACCCTTCGGTCTCATCAGGTTTTTGACAACCGGCTAATAGCACAATGCCTATTACCAGGATCAATATTACATTCTTATACATGATTTCACCTCAATCCTTGTGGATATTTTTTATAATTTTCGTTCAATTATTCAATTTCGAGAGAATCAAAAAAATGATCTCCCACCTCGATTTCTTTATCTGATATTGAATATACATGGATCAGTTCTATTATTTTACCATCATAAATATATATCCTGCTTCGGGCATGATTAGTGCGCTTCACTAACTGCCATTCCTGCTCCTCCATCAGATGACCATTATCAAAAAGTCTTTGCATATTGATCTGCTTCGCTTCACTCAGAAAACCAATTGTTGGACGATCTACTTTGCCCAGCAATTCATCTGCTGTCATATTTTCATATCGGCTTTTTTCATAATTTGCCAGGATAATAAAAAACTGCTGATTTGATTTAGGATCAATCACGGTCCATTGATCATACTCATCTTTATCTATAGATGAGTTGGTTGACATTGTGAAATGCCGGGGTTTTCCTGGAATCTGAATACTAAAACCCGCTTCAGTATTCTGAAATCCGTTCCATCTATGATATTTCCACATGGCGCAGCCAGTTAGCTGTGTGAGTAATAGGATCACTGATATTAACAGCAAAATATTAATTTCAACTTTTTTCAAACTCAAATCCCTCATCGATTATTTGCTGACATATTTCTACTATTTCAGGATGATAATGTTCTCCCTTGCGGTTAAATATCTCTTCCATGGCGATATCTATTCCAAGCGCTTTTCGATATGGTCTGGACAAGGTCATAGATTCTACAACATCTGCCACACCAAGTATTTGAGATTCCAGAAGTAATTCTGTGCTGTTCTTCCCTTCAGGATAACCTTCTCCATTATACCGTTCATGATGCTCCAGAACCACTCTCGCAAGTGGCCAGGGAAAATCTATTGATTTTAATACTTCATATCCTGTCATCGGATGACCGCGTAATATCTCCCAATCATCAATATCTAGTACACCTTCCTTTACCAGAAGCTCCATAGGTACTTTGATCTTACCGATATCATGCAGATATCCTGCAAGTTTCAGCATTTTACATGTCTCTGATGGCATACCCATTCTCTCTGCGATCAGCTTTGCCAGATCACCTACATTACGCGCATGACCTGCAGTATAAGCATCTCTTAACTCAATAGTTGAGCTTAAGCTGCTTACGGTTTGTTCAAAAACTCTGTCCAGTCTTTCATAAGATTTTTGTAATTTTACTTCCGCTCTTTTTCGTCTTTGATTTTCATATTCCAAACTACGTAAAGTACCGTATGAACGTAAACCGCCAATCAAACTGGTGATCATCTTCTGGGCGGTCAGCTCTGTTTTCAGCTTGTAATCATCTATTTCATAATCCATGATCACTTTGCTCTCAGGTGCTTCTCCAGGCTGTCCGGTACGCAAAATCAAACGGGTAGTCCGATTGCCAAGCTCATCTCTTAGATAGCGCACTACTTCCAGTCCAGCATGAGATGTTTCCATCACCACATCAAGAAAAACTAAAGCTATATCCTCTGACTCTGCCAGTATTTTACACGCCTCAGCTCCGCTATAGGCATCAATGATTTCTACAGGTTTGTCCTGATAACTCACATCTTCAAAAAGCATACTCGTGATCGTATGCACATCTTCTTCATCATCTACAACCAGTATCTTCCAAATGGTAAAATCTGCTGATAATTCGCGTTCTACCTGGTTATTACTTTTTTGCTTCTTACTCTCTTCTACCGGCTTTTCTTCTTCCTGCTCAGGTGCAAAAAGTAATTCATCAGATTGTTCGGAATCTTCAAATTTAAAGATCTCACCATTTTTCTCAAACATCTATTTAGTCCTCAAAGCCTTTTAAAGCATCTTCCAGGGTTGCGTACACCTTAGTGAATTTATCAAAGTGGGTAAGCTCAAATACTTTCTCAACTTTGCCATTGGGTGAACACACGGCCATTTCTCCACCTCGTTCTTCAAGAAGCTTCTGAAAACTTATTAATACTCCCAGACCTTTACTATCAACGTATTCTAATTCCTCACAGTCAATTATCACCCGATTAGTTTTAGTAGAAAATTCCAGAAGCTTGTATTCCATCTGCATTACCTGTTCGCTATATAATTCACCATAGATATTGATCACAAGTATATCACCGATAAATTTATGTCCTATTTCCATAAATCACCTCTTTGGTTGCTTATCACTGATTTTAATCTTCAACTCCTGAAATCCGGTATAATTTATACTCTTAAAGGATATATTTAAACTACTGGACTCCGTGACA contains:
- a CDS encoding HD domain-containing protein; amino-acid sequence: MFEKNGEIFKFEDSEQSDELLFAPEQEEEKPVEESKKQKSNNQVERELSADFTIWKILVVDDEEDVHTITSMLFEDVSYQDKPVEIIDAYSGAEACKILAESEDIALVFLDVVMETSHAGLEVVRYLRDELGNRTTRLILRTGQPGEAPESKVIMDYEIDDYKLKTELTAQKMITSLIGGLRSYGTLRSLEYENQRRKRAEVKLQKSYERLDRVFEQTVSSLSSTIELRDAYTAGHARNVGDLAKLIAERMGMPSETCKMLKLAGYLHDIGKIKVPMELLVKEGVLDIDDWEILRGHPMTGYEVLKSIDFPWPLARVVLEHHERYNGEGYPEGKNSTELLLESQILGVADVVESMTLSRPYRKALGIDIAMEEIFNRKGEHYHPEIVEICQQIIDEGFEFEKS
- a CDS encoding STAS domain-containing protein, translated to MEIGHKFIGDILVINIYGELYSEQVMQMEYKLLEFSTKTNRVIIDCEELEYVDSKGLGVLISFQKLLEERGGEMAVCSPNGKVEKVFELTHFDKFTKVYATLEDALKGFED
- the lpxK gene encoding tetraacyldisaccharide 4'-kinase — its product is MTRQDFINHHLLNRSILSIILYPLSLINQVIQSCRREWYHHYKAKKADVKIISIGNITAGGSGKTPFTIWLAKKLMQQGRKIAVSHRGYKGDFENNNTLISDRDNVLPAAKKAGDEAQLLAEKLPGIPVCAGKDRWKSIQMLCEAYPDLEMIILDDSFQHLKVKHDIDIVIFKTAKPLGNGFLLPAGILREPLSAIKDADLIIFNGEGDIPETFPKYNKDIHQGSYQVEGIYVSNQTRIEVSELKSRRLGIISGIADPLSLETTISNLNLEWQFHLKFPDHYHFANTNDQQTMENQIEGSQIDYILTTEKDYTKLKHLVLSAPCAVIRIEFYLFNDDAIVTSIVIH
- a CDS encoding cob(I)yrinic acid a,c-diamide adenosyltransferase, giving the protein MIQVYTGNGKGKTTSSLGLIIRALGHNWRVCLIQFMKNDWSYGEIKTLSKLQGLDIFQFGTKDFVNPKNPAAIDFQEAESGWAKAKEILISDKYQLVVLDEINVAVFMKLLSVEKQLELCDLAGKAELVMTGRYADEQVIARADLVTEMREQKHYFNQGVASRKGIEF